In Candidatus Methylomirabilota bacterium, the following proteins share a genomic window:
- a CDS encoding SCO family protein, protein MLRRADLALALLVGLAVAPAAAAAHEALSLPNGVRLEDEFVKGVFSPNFVPPAAGSYELPAVKRVAGFLLKDSTGRAVDTERVTAGKVAVVSFIYTACPERLGCPLASLALQDLQGRLKDEGLHRDVVLLSISFDPGRDSPAQLAKYARVYGADPAFWRFMTAPSTRVLEGVLESYGQDRAPVYDPRGRFTGRYSHVLKVFLLDRDGYIRNIYSAGFLVPDLVVNDIKTVLTDRARD, encoded by the coding sequence ATGCTGCGCCGCGCTGACCTCGCGCTCGCGCTGCTCGTCGGGCTCGCGGTCGCTCCGGCGGCCGCGGCAGCCCACGAAGCGCTGAGCCTGCCCAATGGAGTGAGGCTCGAAGACGAGTTCGTCAAGGGGGTCTTCTCGCCCAATTTCGTTCCCCCGGCCGCCGGGAGCTACGAGCTTCCGGCGGTCAAGCGCGTCGCGGGTTTCCTATTGAAGGATTCGACCGGGCGCGCGGTGGACACCGAGCGGGTTACGGCGGGAAAGGTGGCCGTCGTGAGCTTCATCTACACCGCCTGTCCGGAGAGGCTCGGCTGCCCGCTGGCGAGCCTGGCGCTCCAGGATCTGCAGGGGAGGCTCAAGGACGAGGGTCTCCACCGCGACGTCGTGCTCCTCTCGATCAGCTTCGACCCCGGGCGCGATAGCCCGGCCCAGCTCGCCAAGTACGCGCGGGTCTACGGCGCCGATCCCGCCTTCTGGCGGTTCATGACCGCGCCCTCCACGCGCGTCCTCGAGGGGGTGCTCGAGAGCTACGGGCAGGATCGCGCGCCCGTGTACGACCCGCGCGGCAGGTTCACGGGCCGGTACAGTCATGTCCTCAAGGTGTTCCTGCTGGATCGGGACGGCTATATCCGGAACATCTACAGCGCGGGCTTCCTGGTGCCGGACCTCGTCGTCAACGACATCAAGACCGTCCTGACCGACCGCGCGCGCGACTGA
- a CDS encoding MFS transporter produces MTLPIGLRAFHHADFRRFFWAQLVAQTGTWMQTVAQSWLVLQLTPSPFKLGLIGSLQFAPILLFSIASGALADRVRKRRLLIGTQTALGCQALGLGALVASGHVEYWHVAVLAFCSGLVNVLDQPARQSLVAEIVGRADVASAVALNSASFNAARIVGPGLGGLLIAQFGVTPAFVINGLGFAVAVIMLLGLRTQEAPRARSGGGVLDEVRAGLRYAFRTPEIRLTLGLLFIVSIFVFNFTVYVPLIVRTVLNLGAEGFGLLMACLGVGAVTGALTVGAMGARRPPAAVLFWAAALACGALIALSAARGFRLAAALLFLTGLFGLVLVASCNTAMQLAAPDELRGRVMSLYTLVWGGVFPFGAFIVGSISEQWGVGRALLVNGTAGLLGVALLLGWWTLRGAPGWRRRAKS; encoded by the coding sequence ATGACGCTCCCCATCGGGCTCCGCGCGTTCCATCACGCCGACTTTCGCCGCTTCTTCTGGGCCCAGCTCGTGGCGCAGACGGGCACGTGGATGCAGACGGTCGCCCAGTCGTGGCTGGTCCTCCAGCTCACGCCCTCGCCGTTCAAGCTCGGACTGATCGGTTCGCTCCAATTCGCGCCGATCCTGCTCTTCTCCATCGCGTCCGGCGCGCTCGCGGACCGCGTGCGCAAGCGGCGGCTGCTCATCGGCACACAGACGGCCCTGGGCTGCCAGGCCCTCGGGCTCGGGGCCCTCGTGGCGTCGGGTCACGTCGAGTACTGGCACGTCGCCGTGCTGGCGTTCTGCTCGGGGCTGGTGAACGTGCTCGACCAGCCCGCCCGGCAGTCGCTCGTGGCCGAGATCGTCGGGCGCGCCGATGTCGCCAGCGCCGTCGCGCTCAACTCGGCTTCGTTCAACGCCGCGCGGATCGTCGGGCCCGGGCTCGGCGGGCTCCTGATCGCGCAATTCGGCGTCACCCCGGCCTTCGTGATCAACGGGCTGGGCTTCGCCGTGGCGGTGATCATGCTGCTCGGGCTGCGCACCCAGGAAGCGCCGCGGGCGCGCTCCGGCGGAGGCGTTCTCGACGAGGTGCGCGCCGGGCTCCGGTACGCCTTCCGCACGCCTGAGATCAGGCTGACGCTGGGACTGCTCTTCATCGTCAGCATCTTCGTCTTCAACTTCACCGTTTACGTGCCATTAATAGTCCGCACGGTGCTGAACCTTGGCGCCGAGGGCTTTGGCCTCCTCATGGCCTGCCTCGGCGTGGGCGCGGTCACAGGCGCCCTCACCGTCGGCGCAATGGGGGCGCGCCGTCCGCCCGCGGCCGTGCTGTTCTGGGCGGCGGCGCTCGCATGCGGCGCGCTCATCGCGCTCTCAGCCGCGCGCGGCTTCAGGCTCGCCGCGGCGCTGCTCTTCCTCACGGGCCTGTTCGGGCTCGTGCTGGTGGCGAGCTGCAACACCGCCATGCAGCTCGCCGCGCCCGACGAGCTCCGCGGCCGGGTGATGAGCCTCTACACCCTCGTCTGGGGCGGCGTCTTTCCGTTCGGCGCCTTCATCGTGGGCAGCATCTCCGAGCAGTGGGGCGTGGGCCGGGCGCTCCTCGTGAACGGCACTGCCGGGCTCCTGGGAGTCGCACTCCTGCTCGGCTGGTGGACGCTTCGGGGCGCGCCGGGCTGGAGACGGCGCGCAAAGAGCTAA
- a CDS encoding regulator → MASAATSDHPVRWWVPGDWNAFFGLFTNVVLNVIVLTGLTLGVVKLPGDLVFGRILPALAIALPLGNLYYAWLAYRLAKSEGRDTVTAMPYGPSVPHMFIVVFLIMLPVAIKTGNPVAAWQAGLAWCFVIGIIILLGAFVGPTIRKYTPRAAMLGTLAGISITFISMRPAFQSWEVPWIAFISLAIIMVSWMANVSLPGNVPGGLAAVIIGTAVAWIAAMLGLSDLMKPTAVGLALSQFGLRLPIPSGDVFVGLRDIGPLLVTAIPLGIYNFTEGMNNVESAEAAGDSYSLRKILLADGIGAVVGSLLGSPFPPAVYIGHPGWKAVGGRIGYSVATGLCVALVCFLGLIALLLAVIPLVAILPILLYIGVVIGAQAFQATPREHAPAVILALIPNIAAWGHVLVDGALNAAGTSADKVGMAALNGSGVVYRGMELLGGGAILAGMILGAVAAFIIDRDFHRAAVYALAGAVLSYFGFIHGAKLGIGESSGVALGYVLFALICWGLAKRAGAPQVS, encoded by the coding sequence ATGGCGAGCGCGGCGACCTCGGATCATCCCGTCCGCTGGTGGGTGCCGGGCGACTGGAACGCGTTCTTCGGCCTCTTCACCAACGTCGTGCTGAACGTCATCGTCCTCACGGGGCTGACGCTCGGCGTCGTCAAGCTCCCCGGTGATCTCGTCTTCGGCCGCATCCTCCCGGCGCTCGCCATCGCGCTGCCCCTGGGCAATCTGTACTACGCCTGGCTCGCGTATCGCCTGGCCAAGAGCGAGGGGCGCGATACGGTTACGGCGATGCCGTACGGCCCGAGCGTGCCGCACATGTTCATCGTCGTCTTCCTGATCATGCTCCCCGTTGCCATCAAGACGGGCAATCCCGTCGCCGCGTGGCAGGCCGGGCTCGCCTGGTGCTTCGTCATCGGCATCATCATCCTGCTGGGCGCCTTCGTGGGGCCGACCATCCGGAAGTACACGCCGCGCGCGGCCATGCTCGGCACGCTCGCGGGCATCTCCATCACCTTCATCTCGATGCGCCCGGCCTTCCAGAGCTGGGAAGTCCCGTGGATCGCCTTCATCTCGCTCGCCATCATCATGGTCAGCTGGATGGCCAACGTCTCCCTGCCCGGCAACGTGCCCGGCGGACTCGCGGCCGTCATCATCGGCACCGCGGTGGCCTGGATCGCCGCGATGCTCGGATTGTCTGACCTCATGAAGCCGACGGCGGTGGGTCTGGCTCTCAGCCAGTTCGGCCTGCGGCTGCCCATCCCGTCGGGCGACGTCTTCGTCGGGCTGCGCGACATTGGGCCGCTGCTCGTCACCGCCATCCCGCTCGGGATCTACAACTTCACCGAGGGGATGAACAACGTCGAGAGCGCGGAAGCGGCGGGCGACAGCTACAGCCTGCGCAAGATCCTGCTCGCGGACGGCATCGGCGCCGTGGTCGGCTCGCTCCTCGGCAGCCCCTTTCCTCCGGCTGTGTACATCGGGCACCCAGGCTGGAAGGCCGTCGGGGGGCGCATCGGCTACTCCGTCGCCACAGGGCTCTGCGTCGCGCTGGTCTGCTTCCTCGGCCTGATCGCCCTTCTGCTCGCGGTGATCCCGCTGGTGGCGATCCTGCCCATCCTCCTCTACATCGGCGTCGTCATCGGCGCCCAGGCCTTCCAGGCGACTCCGCGCGAGCACGCGCCGGCGGTGATCCTGGCGCTCATCCCCAACATCGCCGCCTGGGGCCACGTGCTGGTGGACGGCGCGCTCAACGCGGCAGGCACCAGCGCCGACAAGGTCGGCATGGCGGCGCTCAACGGCTCGGGCGTCGTCTACCGGGGCATGGAGCTGCTCGGCGGGGGCGCGATCCTCGCGGGGATGATCCTGGGCGCCGTCGCCGCGTTCATCATCGACCGCGACTTCCATCGCGCCGCCGTCTACGCGCTCGCCGGCGCCGTCCTTTCATACTTCGGCTTCATCCACGGCGCGAAGCTCGGCATCGGCGAGTCGTCGGGCGTGGCGCTGGGTTACGTCCTCTTCGCGCTCATCTGCTGGGGCCTCGCCAAGAGAGCGGGGGCGCCGCAGGTCTCCTAG